The Leptospira fletcheri genome includes a region encoding these proteins:
- a CDS encoding tetratricopeptide repeat protein, with translation MAKSSAISHSVSLEESVWELFETGAYEEVSLAAERHPSNVFIHHLSAISQFETGADTANNFPLEGKTVLTPLLGAYLHRSNGRPREAAILFHEYFKASSSPISYSILKTGIKTCEEAGNYKFALDLIQIYKTLFQDDFFAGLEFFSLYHMRRFGEALESFKRNSHLLREDRDVLAALGLCLVHLGKFEEAKEILEKLPGAGEIPSYEDKVAEYEPMIRNISEYEKRKKQLSEKELLDLGYAYLFSQSYKKAEEVFTSLVSQVK, from the coding sequence ATGGCCAAGAGTTCAGCGATTTCCCATTCCGTATCTTTGGAAGAATCCGTGTGGGAACTTTTCGAAACCGGGGCATACGAGGAAGTTTCCCTGGCTGCGGAGCGGCACCCGAGTAACGTTTTTATCCATCATTTAAGCGCGATCAGCCAATTCGAAACCGGAGCGGATACCGCGAATAATTTCCCGTTGGAAGGAAAGACGGTATTGACTCCTCTCCTCGGGGCGTATCTTCATCGGTCCAACGGACGGCCTAGGGAAGCGGCGATTCTGTTTCACGAATATTTTAAGGCCTCCTCTTCTCCGATTTCCTATTCCATCCTAAAAACCGGAATCAAGACCTGCGAGGAAGCCGGCAATTACAAGTTCGCTTTGGATCTGATCCAGATCTACAAGACTCTCTTTCAGGACGATTTCTTTGCGGGACTGGAATTCTTTTCCTTGTACCATATGCGTCGTTTCGGAGAGGCTCTCGAATCCTTTAAAAGAAACAGCCATCTACTCAGAGAAGACCGGGATGTTTTGGCGGCTCTGGGGCTTTGTCTCGTTCATTTGGGAAAATTCGAGGAGGCAAAGGAAATTCTGGAAAAACTTCCCGGGGCCGGAGAAATTCCGAGTTACGAGGATAAGGTAGCAGAATACGAACCTATGATCCGAAACATTTCGGAATACGAAAAAAGAAAGAAGCAACTTTCCGAAAAGGAACTTCTGGATCTAGGCTATGCCTATCTTTTTTCCCAATCTTATAAGAAAGCGGAGGAAGTCTTTACTTCCCTTGTTTCGCAAGTAAAATAA
- the asnS gene encoding asparagine--tRNA ligase — translation MSEPKTISLNELSEYRGQLVKIQGWVHGIRGSNARQFLSLRNSGRILQVLAEKELLGEETFSEVKHLKQETSLSVTGKLVENEKSPIGYELVLESFRKIGESENYPITPKDHGIDFLLSQRHLWLRSSRQLAILRVRDELSFSIRKYFHERKFTLIDTPILTGSIGESAGTLFSTEYFDLGSAYLAQTGQLYLETAIFAHNKVYCFGPTFRAEKSKTRRHLTEFWMLEVESAFVSHEQNMELQEDFIQTVVKQTVQACLPELKVLERDPGPLLEYMERQFPRIDYKDALEFLRSEKEDIVWGDDINSEREQMLVRKYGGPVFIQKYPREAKAFYMKVNPEDPRTVLNADLIAPDGVGEIIGGSEREENYSNIVKRLEEEKLPVESYEWYLELRKYGSVPHSGFGLGSERLIAWICGLSHIRECIPFPRMMERLYP, via the coding sequence ATGTCCGAACCCAAAACGATTTCCTTAAACGAACTATCAGAATACCGGGGACAGCTTGTAAAGATCCAAGGCTGGGTACACGGAATCAGGGGTTCGAACGCCAGACAATTTTTAAGCCTTAGGAATTCGGGAAGAATTCTGCAAGTCCTCGCGGAAAAGGAACTGCTAGGGGAAGAGACCTTTTCCGAAGTCAAACATCTCAAGCAGGAAACTTCCCTTTCCGTCACAGGAAAGCTGGTGGAGAACGAAAAATCTCCGATCGGATACGAATTGGTTTTGGAATCTTTTCGAAAGATCGGGGAGTCGGAAAATTATCCCATTACTCCGAAAGATCACGGAATAGACTTTCTATTATCCCAACGTCATCTTTGGTTGCGGTCCAGTCGTCAACTTGCCATTCTGAGAGTCAGGGACGAGCTGTCCTTTTCCATCCGGAAGTATTTTCACGAACGGAAATTCACCCTGATCGACACTCCCATATTGACGGGCTCCATAGGGGAATCTGCGGGGACGCTTTTTTCCACGGAGTATTTCGATTTAGGGAGCGCGTACTTGGCGCAGACGGGCCAACTTTATCTGGAGACAGCCATCTTCGCCCACAACAAGGTGTATTGTTTCGGTCCTACCTTTCGGGCGGAAAAAAGTAAAACGAGAAGGCACCTAACGGAATTTTGGATGTTGGAAGTGGAGAGCGCCTTCGTTTCTCACGAACAAAACATGGAATTGCAGGAAGACTTTATCCAAACCGTCGTAAAGCAAACCGTGCAAGCTTGTCTTCCGGAATTGAAAGTATTAGAGCGGGACCCCGGACCTCTATTGGAATATATGGAAAGGCAGTTTCCTCGGATCGATTACAAGGATGCGCTGGAGTTTCTCCGATCGGAAAAGGAAGACATCGTGTGGGGAGACGATATCAATTCGGAGCGAGAGCAGATGTTGGTTCGAAAGTACGGAGGACCGGTTTTCATACAGAAATATCCTAGGGAAGCCAAGGCCTTTTACATGAAAGTGAATCCGGAGGACCCTCGTACGGTCTTGAATGCGGATCTCATCGCTCCTGACGGAGTGGGGGAAATCATCGGAGGTTCCGAACGGGAGGAGAACTATTCCAATATCGTAAAAAGATTGGAGGAGGAAAAACTGCCCGTGGAGTCGTACGAATGGTACTTGGAATTGCGCAAGTACGGATCCGTTCCTCATTCCGGATTCGGGTTGGGATCGGAACGGTTGATCGCCTGGATTTGCGGCCTTTCGCATATCCGGGAATGCATTCCCTTCCCCCGGATGATGGAAAGACTTTATCCTTAA
- the folD gene encoding bifunctional methylenetetrahydrofolate dehydrogenase/methenyltetrahydrofolate cyclohydrolase FolD, with translation MDPRLLDGKKLSQKIKDSIAEEIRQMVAAGKNPPKLATILVGSNPASETYVSMKVKACHSVGMLSEKIELPESTTTEELLNVIDRLNADRNTHGILLQHPCPHQIDERAAFDRISLQKDVDGVTTLSFGKLSMGVETFLPCTPYGMILLLREYGISPEGKRAAVVGRSPILGKPMAMLLTEMNATVTLCHSKTKGLEEIVRNSDIVVGAVGKPEFVKASWIKPGAVLLDAGYNPGNVGDIEISKAKEISSYYTPVPGGVGPMTIAVLLLQTLYSAKDHFTPPLK, from the coding sequence ATGGATCCCAGGCTGTTAGACGGCAAAAAACTCTCCCAAAAAATCAAAGATTCGATCGCGGAGGAAATCCGACAGATGGTGGCGGCGGGAAAAAATCCCCCGAAGTTAGCGACCATTCTCGTCGGGAGCAATCCGGCTTCCGAAACCTACGTCAGTATGAAAGTAAAAGCCTGTCATTCCGTGGGAATGCTCTCCGAAAAAATCGAACTCCCGGAATCCACGACCACCGAGGAACTCTTGAATGTCATCGACCGGTTGAACGCGGATCGGAACACTCACGGAATTCTATTGCAACACCCTTGTCCTCATCAGATCGACGAACGCGCGGCATTCGATCGGATCTCTTTGCAAAAGGACGTAGACGGAGTGACCACTCTTTCTTTCGGGAAACTCTCCATGGGAGTGGAGACCTTTCTCCCCTGCACTCCTTACGGTATGATCCTCTTATTGCGGGAATACGGAATCTCTCCGGAAGGAAAACGGGCGGCGGTGGTCGGAAGATCGCCGATTCTAGGAAAACCGATGGCCATGCTCTTAACGGAAATGAATGCCACGGTCACGCTTTGTCATTCTAAAACGAAAGGTTTAGAAGAAATCGTCCGTAACTCCGACATCGTCGTAGGCGCCGTAGGCAAACCGGAATTCGTAAAAGCTTCCTGGATCAAGCCCGGTGCGGTTCTCCTCGACGCGGGATACAATCCGGGAAACGTAGGGGATATAGAGATTTCCAAAGCCAAAGAAATCTCCTCCTATTATACTCCGGTGCCGGGTGGAGTCGGTCCCATGACCATAGCCGTCCTTCTACTCCAGACTTTGTATTCCGCAAAAGATCACTTTACACCCCCGCTAAAGTGA
- a CDS encoding acetylxylan esterase, with protein MAISFDECFQTYPTFQPPADLDEFWTEAIRELKGFPVKNQTKALLKGTILKETIYDISFQSYGNATLTGSLVIPRKRGDLPVLVYFHDYAKDRPQIIKGLTEAGIAQMILDLRGHGAQLIRPVLKEGELPDPDWTPGYFRKGLEAKESFFLKAMYLDVIRTIEFLRLTDGIDGEKIILAGKGLGASMSLFGAAHSNRVKGIILETPNFCYIEDAQLKLGTNWNKEISEQLAASKSKKTVLRKNLSYFDTLNFSKKIKVPTLVSVGMEDRVSHPKSVFALFNHIQGDKRMQVYPTEGNEAGIAGDKQNLANLEFAKEILISE; from the coding sequence ATGGCTATCAGTTTCGACGAATGCTTCCAAACCTATCCCACTTTCCAGCCTCCGGCGGATCTGGACGAATTTTGGACGGAAGCGATTCGGGAACTCAAAGGTTTTCCGGTCAAAAACCAGACCAAGGCCTTGTTGAAAGGAACCATACTTAAAGAAACCATTTATGATATTTCCTTCCAATCCTACGGAAACGCCACCTTAACCGGAAGCCTCGTCATTCCGCGGAAACGGGGAGACCTTCCCGTACTGGTATACTTTCATGATTACGCCAAAGACCGTCCTCAGATCATCAAAGGATTGACGGAAGCGGGAATCGCACAAATGATCCTGGACCTGAGAGGTCACGGCGCCCAACTCATTCGCCCCGTACTGAAGGAAGGGGAACTTCCCGATCCGGATTGGACTCCCGGTTATTTCCGCAAAGGTCTGGAAGCGAAAGAATCGTTTTTTCTAAAAGCAATGTACCTGGATGTCATCCGGACCATAGAGTTTTTGAGGTTAACGGACGGAATCGACGGGGAAAAAATCATTCTCGCAGGAAAGGGCTTAGGCGCCTCCATGTCCCTCTTCGGAGCGGCCCATTCCAATCGGGTAAAAGGAATCATTCTAGAAACGCCTAACTTCTGTTATATCGAGGATGCCCAATTGAAATTGGGAACGAACTGGAACAAGGAAATCTCCGAACAGTTGGCGGCTTCGAAATCCAAGAAGACGGTTTTACGTAAAAACCTTTCCTATTTCGATACCTTGAATTTTTCCAAAAAGATCAAGGTTCCCACATTAGTCTCCGTCGGAATGGAAGATCGGGTTTCCCATCCGAAATCCGTCTTTGCCCTTTTCAACCATATACAAGGCGATAAAAGAATGCAGGTATATCCGACGGAAGGCAACGAGGCAGGCATTGCGGGAGACAAACAGAATCTTGCAAATCTGGAATTCGCCAAAGAAATCCTGATTTCCGAATGA
- the cysS gene encoding cysteine--tRNA ligase, which produces MREVRFHNTLSGKKEPFLPQDKNKVRIYSCGPTVYNFAHIGNLRAFLFVDLLRRSLRALGFVPEMTMNITDIDDKIIRESISSGQSIQEFTRPWTEAFFQDLDTVGIQRLEHYPKATDSVPEMVEIIRLLREKGLVYEKEGSLYYSISKFSGYGKLSHIDSTGMKTGTRYDTDEYEKDDVRDFVLWKSPKLEGEAFWDTDLGKGRPGWHLECSAMIRKIYGSGIDIHTGGVDLTFPHHENEIAQSEGAYPNESFVKYWLHSEHLLVNGEKMSKSKGNFFTLRDLLQKGADPKALRFLLLGTHYRSKLNFTFDRLEEADQAVHRIQACLDRLLKEKETPSLSPDDASPIPTLELWEQMLDSLADDLNVSKFLAYVYEAVKSLNQRLDKRSLAGPQVEAALEFFRKVDGILGILEFEWKPETLDSEIDELVQKRQEARKNKDFALSDQIRDRLNELGIIVEDTKDGLRWKRK; this is translated from the coding sequence ATGAGAGAGGTTCGGTTCCATAACACTCTTAGCGGGAAAAAGGAACCTTTTTTACCCCAAGACAAAAATAAGGTCCGGATCTATTCCTGCGGTCCTACGGTTTACAACTTCGCACATATAGGAAACCTACGCGCTTTTTTATTCGTGGATCTGTTACGTCGTTCTTTGCGGGCTTTGGGATTCGTCCCGGAGATGACCATGAACATCACCGACATAGACGACAAGATCATACGCGAGTCCATCTCTTCCGGACAAAGCATCCAGGAATTCACTCGTCCCTGGACCGAGGCGTTTTTCCAGGATCTAGATACGGTGGGAATCCAAAGGCTGGAACACTATCCGAAGGCGACGGATTCCGTCCCCGAGATGGTGGAGATCATTCGTCTCTTACGGGAAAAAGGTCTGGTCTACGAAAAGGAAGGAAGCCTCTACTATTCCATTTCGAAATTTTCCGGATACGGCAAACTTTCCCATATCGACTCGACGGGGATGAAAACCGGCACCAGGTACGACACCGACGAGTATGAAAAGGACGACGTCCGCGATTTCGTCTTATGGAAATCCCCGAAGCTGGAAGGAGAAGCGTTCTGGGATACGGACCTCGGCAAAGGCAGACCGGGATGGCACCTGGAATGTTCCGCCATGATCCGTAAAATCTACGGTTCCGGGATAGACATTCATACGGGAGGCGTGGATCTCACCTTCCCCCATCACGAAAACGAAATCGCGCAGAGCGAAGGCGCATATCCAAATGAGTCCTTCGTAAAATACTGGCTCCACTCGGAACACCTTCTCGTAAACGGCGAAAAGATGTCCAAATCCAAAGGAAATTTTTTTACTCTCAGAGACCTTTTGCAAAAAGGAGCCGATCCGAAAGCGCTTCGCTTTTTGCTCTTAGGAACGCATTACAGGAGCAAACTGAATTTTACCTTCGATCGTCTGGAAGAAGCGGACCAAGCGGTTCACCGTATCCAGGCTTGCCTCGATCGTTTATTAAAGGAGAAAGAAACGCCAAGTCTCTCACCCGACGACGCTTCCCCGATTCCGACTCTGGAGCTTTGGGAGCAGATGCTGGATTCTCTTGCCGATGATCTGAATGTTTCCAAATTTCTGGCCTACGTATATGAAGCCGTAAAATCCTTAAACCAAAGACTGGACAAACGATCTCTTGCGGGTCCGCAGGTGGAAGCCGCTCTGGAATTCTTCCGCAAAGTGGACGGAATTCTCGGAATCCTGGAATTCGAATGGAAACCGGAAACCTTGGACTCCGAGATAGACGAACTCGTGCAAAAGAGACAGGAAGCCAGAAAGAATAAGGACTTTGCCCTCTCCGACCAAATCAGAGATAGGCTAAACGAATTGGGAATTATAGTGGAAGATACCAAAGACGGATTAAGGTGGAAAAGAAAGTGA
- the rlmB gene encoding 23S rRNA (guanosine(2251)-2'-O)-methyltransferase RlmB, whose protein sequence is MEKKVSRSDFIYGKRNISENLVRHLELGSELSFREVWVKANPNQELKEILKRLPKHVKVNEVSLSKLDQLVPGCNHQGIIAQRILLHSGDKKSFEEHLKSCKGPILIPDRIQDPGNLGNILRTAECFGIETVLIPDRESSGITPVVEKTASGALAYLQVFRVGNLAQLLDKLKKRNFWVVSTADQGSEDWSKVPAWEDLVILMGNEGEGVKRILLEKSDFVLRIPLHGHISSLNVTVATGIVLDRLKNRPLP, encoded by the coding sequence GTGGAAAAGAAAGTGAGTCGGTCGGATTTTATATACGGCAAGAGGAACATTTCGGAAAACTTGGTCCGACATCTCGAGTTAGGATCCGAGCTTTCCTTTCGGGAAGTCTGGGTAAAGGCGAATCCCAACCAAGAATTAAAGGAAATCCTAAAACGACTTCCGAAACATGTCAAAGTCAACGAAGTCTCCTTAAGCAAATTGGATCAGCTCGTTCCGGGTTGCAACCACCAAGGAATCATCGCCCAAAGAATTCTACTTCATAGCGGAGATAAAAAATCCTTCGAAGAGCATTTGAAATCCTGTAAGGGACCTATCCTAATTCCGGACCGGATCCAAGACCCTGGCAACTTGGGAAACATACTTAGGACGGCCGAATGCTTCGGAATCGAGACCGTGTTGATCCCGGATCGGGAATCTTCCGGAATCACGCCGGTAGTGGAAAAAACTGCCTCGGGAGCTCTGGCCTACTTACAAGTGTTTCGTGTGGGAAATCTCGCTCAGCTTCTGGACAAATTAAAGAAACGGAATTTTTGGGTAGTTTCGACCGCCGACCAAGGAAGCGAAGATTGGTCCAAGGTTCCTGCTTGGGAGGACCTGGTCATCCTGATGGGAAACGAAGGGGAAGGAGTCAAAAGAATCCTTCTGGAGAAATCCGATTTCGTTTTACGGATCCCTCTTCACGGTCATATTTCCTCTCTGAACGTCACAGTGGCGACCGGGATCGTTCTGGACAGACTCAAGAATCGCCCTCTTCCGTAA
- a CDS encoding esterase/lipase family protein, translating to MFGHLSYGICLLLLIFIGFPACKVHDLKAKLTPHHHESATDKLINYILFEYYTETNHALYRYVNILSPVPATKSQINADFFGDPSVGQVSGKTKLIFIHGWDFTERNTDPPTDKYTKVTKLLGTWNQALEFADNNVSNVYSNYEIYVFTYRTSDYVANNGRRFIDTLNTYFATADKVIILAHSMGGLVSRAALYHPNNTKDVIDNIVSLGTPYYGSPFASPQYQNNDLSSIGSIVGFVTGTPGGKDLGYTNGGTLGSNPLPGQTISGSYNPYLESLLGQTFRDSKVSVYYGDLAGSCSGHDVIYASGCLILNSTSPQFPNTDGIVSTYSGQLYGNPVAGRFSQSGFDHSQMSFRNPANPSSTAAVQTFFSTVITYTNGL from the coding sequence ATGTTCGGACATCTCTCCTATGGGATCTGCCTCCTCCTATTGATTTTCATCGGCTTTCCTGCCTGCAAGGTGCATGACTTAAAAGCCAAGTTAACGCCCCACCATCACGAATCGGCTACGGACAAACTGATCAATTATATCCTTTTCGAATATTATACGGAAACGAACCATGCCTTATACCGGTACGTCAACATTCTCAGTCCGGTACCGGCCACTAAATCCCAGATCAACGCGGATTTTTTCGGCGATCCTTCCGTCGGACAGGTTTCCGGAAAAACGAAGCTGATATTCATCCACGGTTGGGATTTTACGGAGCGGAACACGGATCCCCCTACCGACAAATACACGAAGGTGACAAAGCTTCTCGGCACCTGGAACCAGGCCTTGGAATTTGCCGATAATAACGTATCCAATGTGTATTCTAATTATGAAATATACGTTTTTACTTATAGAACTTCCGATTACGTCGCCAACAACGGAAGAAGGTTCATAGACACATTAAATACCTATTTTGCCACTGCAGATAAGGTGATCATCCTGGCGCATTCGATGGGTGGCTTGGTATCTAGGGCGGCCCTGTATCATCCGAACAATACGAAGGATGTCATAGATAATATTGTCAGTCTGGGAACTCCTTATTACGGATCTCCCTTTGCCTCTCCTCAATACCAGAACAACGATCTTTCCTCCATAGGAAGTATCGTCGGATTCGTCACCGGCACTCCGGGCGGAAAGGATTTAGGTTACACGAATGGGGGCACATTAGGTTCGAATCCGCTTCCGGGCCAAACGATTTCCGGCTCCTACAATCCTTATCTGGAAAGTCTACTAGGACAAACGTTTAGGGACTCCAAGGTTTCGGTCTATTACGGAGATTTGGCCGGATCCTGCTCTGGGCATGACGTGATTTATGCCAGTGGTTGCCTCATTCTGAACTCGACTAGCCCTCAGTTTCCGAACACCGACGGAATCGTGTCCACCTATTCCGGCCAACTTTACGGTAATCCGGTGGCGGGGAGATTCTCCCAATCAGGGTTCGACCATTCCCAAATGTCCTTCCGAAACCCCGCCAACCCTTCCAGTACGGCCGCCGTCCAGACTTTCTTTTCCACCGTAATCACCTATACCAACGGTCTCTAA
- the hisF gene encoding imidazole glycerol phosphate synthase subunit HisF, which translates to MSELTARIIPCLDIKDGRVVKGVNFVNLVDAGDPVESAVVYETNLADELCFLDITASSDKRNILIHLVEAVAERIFIPFTVGGGIRTLEDVRAVLEKGADKVSINTAAYQHPELLTASAEIYGSQCIVCAVDVKFHKERDRYEVFLHGGRTETGREALDWGREAQERGAGEILLTSMDRDGTKKGFDIVLLKSFSSNLEIPVIASGGAGNPEHMVEAILRGKADAVLAASIFHFGEYTIEETKKNMREMGIKVRL; encoded by the coding sequence ATGAGCGAATTGACGGCTCGAATCATTCCCTGCCTGGATATCAAGGACGGGCGTGTCGTCAAAGGCGTCAATTTCGTGAATCTAGTGGATGCCGGAGATCCGGTCGAATCCGCAGTGGTGTACGAGACCAATCTCGCGGATGAACTTTGTTTCTTGGACATCACTGCGTCCAGTGACAAGAGAAATATTTTAATTCATCTCGTGGAAGCCGTCGCGGAACGTATTTTTATCCCTTTTACCGTAGGCGGTGGAATCCGGACTCTGGAAGATGTAAGGGCGGTTTTGGAAAAAGGGGCGGATAAGGTTTCCATCAATACCGCCGCGTACCAGCATCCGGAATTACTTACCGCTTCCGCAGAAATTTACGGATCGCAATGCATCGTTTGCGCAGTGGACGTGAAATTCCACAAGGAAAGGGATAGATACGAGGTCTTTCTGCACGGGGGGCGTACGGAAACGGGTCGGGAGGCTCTGGACTGGGGTAGGGAAGCCCAGGAAAGGGGGGCCGGAGAAATCCTGTTGACTTCCATGGATAGGGACGGGACCAAAAAAGGTTTCGATATCGTTCTTTTAAAATCATTTTCTTCTAATTTAGAAATACCTGTTATAGCTAGCGGCGGAGCGGGAAATCCGGAGCACATGGTGGAAGCGATACTGAGGGGAAAGGCAGATGCGGTACTCGCGGCGTCCATCTTCCATTTCGGGGAATACACCATTGAGGAAACCAAAAAAAACATGCGGGAAATGGGGATCAAAGTCAGGCTTTGA
- the gatA gene encoding Asp-tRNA(Asn)/Glu-tRNA(Gln) amidotransferase subunit GatA has translation MKTLWKLDYSQVKSGLNSGEFTPTELAESLWERIESVDPKIQAFLSYEKEFVLKAASESTERRKNGKPLSEFDGIPIGIKDNICVANMLTTCASRILENYRSPFNATVVERLLEKGFVLFPRTNMDEFAMGSSTENSAYQVTTNPFDTTRIPGGSSGGSAAAVAASMVPVALGSDTGGSIRQPASLCGIYGLKPTYGTVSRYGLVAYASSLDQIGPLSKDLQGVVDVYSVISGKDPRDASSRNISSYDPSKQQSLKIQGLKLGVMKMSSEISPEVAKAYSEVLEKLKAEGAELIELDFSKLGSAIPIYYIIATAECSSNLSRFDGIRFGSRKDLAGKLEDLYVASRSEGFGPEVKRRILLGTFSLSAGYYDAYYGRAQKARVLIRKEYEGYFSKVDLVLQPTSPTTAFKIGEKTSDPIQMYKADILTTSVNLAGVPAISLPVGKDSQGLPIGLQVTGPELGEGKIFSFVQALSSRIDPKVDLPDTIR, from the coding sequence ATGAAAACCCTCTGGAAATTGGATTATTCTCAGGTAAAAAGCGGACTCAATTCGGGGGAATTCACTCCAACAGAATTGGCGGAATCCCTTTGGGAAAGGATCGAGTCGGTCGATCCGAAAATACAGGCCTTCCTTTCCTACGAAAAAGAGTTCGTACTCAAAGCCGCATCCGAAAGTACGGAAAGGAGAAAAAACGGAAAGCCACTCTCCGAGTTCGACGGTATTCCGATCGGAATCAAGGACAATATCTGTGTGGCGAACATGCTCACCACTTGCGCTTCGCGTATTCTGGAGAATTATCGTTCTCCGTTCAACGCGACCGTAGTGGAACGGCTCTTGGAAAAAGGATTCGTACTGTTTCCGAGGACGAACATGGACGAATTCGCCATGGGATCTTCCACCGAAAATTCGGCTTACCAGGTGACTACGAATCCGTTCGATACGACTCGGATTCCGGGAGGTTCCTCAGGAGGATCCGCAGCTGCCGTCGCCGCGTCTATGGTTCCGGTCGCTTTGGGATCGGATACCGGCGGATCGATTCGGCAGCCGGCTTCCCTTTGCGGGATCTACGGACTGAAACCCACGTACGGAACCGTTTCCAGATACGGGTTGGTGGCGTATGCGTCTAGCTTGGACCAGATCGGACCTTTGTCCAAGGATTTGCAGGGAGTCGTGGATGTGTATTCCGTGATCTCCGGAAAGGATCCTAGAGACGCCAGCTCCAGGAATATTTCCTCCTATGATCCTTCTAAACAGCAATCCTTGAAGATTCAAGGTTTGAAGTTGGGAGTCATGAAGATGAGTTCCGAAATCTCCCCTGAAGTGGCAAAAGCGTATTCCGAGGTTCTAGAGAAATTGAAGGCCGAAGGGGCCGAGCTGATCGAGTTGGATTTTTCGAAATTAGGTTCGGCGATTCCGATCTATTACATCATTGCGACTGCGGAATGTTCTTCGAATCTTTCCCGTTTTGACGGTATACGTTTCGGATCCAGAAAGGATCTTGCGGGAAAATTGGAAGATCTGTACGTAGCCAGTCGCAGCGAAGGTTTCGGACCCGAAGTCAAAAGAAGGATATTGTTAGGTACGTTCTCTCTCTCGGCAGGGTATTACGACGCTTACTATGGAAGAGCCCAGAAAGCAAGAGTGCTTATTCGGAAAGAATACGAAGGATATTTCTCCAAAGTGGATTTGGTATTGCAGCCGACTTCTCCCACCACGGCGTTTAAGATCGGAGAAAAAACTTCGGATCCGATCCAAATGTATAAGGCGGATATTCTGACCACGTCCGTGAATTTGGCTGGAGTTCCCGCCATATCTCTTCCGGTCGGAAAGGATTCCCAGGGACTTCCGATCGGGTTACAAGTGACCGGACCGGAATTGGGGGAAGGGAAAATCTTCTCGTTTGTGCAGGCTCTCTCTTCTCGGATCGATCCTAAGGTCGATTTACCGGATACGATCCGATGA
- the gatC gene encoding Asp-tRNA(Asn)/Glu-tRNA(Gln) amidotransferase subunit GatC: protein MNLNEESLKKIADLAKLRIRSEEVGPFLQDFNKILNYVDTIKELDVSSITEDDLYPNSGNSVRHDKIEYGLTRQEIESFAPNFQNGYFVVPKVIET, encoded by the coding sequence GTGAATTTAAACGAAGAATCCCTGAAAAAGATCGCAGACCTGGCTAAACTTAGGATACGCTCCGAAGAGGTCGGACCGTTTCTCCAAGATTTTAATAAAATCCTAAATTACGTGGATACGATCAAGGAGCTGGACGTGAGCTCTATCACGGAGGATGACCTGTATCCAAATTCGGGAAATTCGGTGCGGCATGACAAGATCGAATACGGATTGACTCGCCAAGAGATCGAATCCTTTGCCCCTAACTTTCAAAACGGTTATTTCGTAGTACCGAAGGTGATCGAGACATGA